ACAAAATTGCACTTTATGTACGAATTAAAATCTGCATGACCAGGATAGTTTGTGTGCAAAACAAACTTCTTGATTCTATGGGTctgcaaaaaaagaagattatcTCCACACTTCCGAACACAAAGATGTTTAAACAGAGTCGTGGATAGATATCCTTTTGAACAGAGAAAGAGATAAATACCTGTCCATCAAATAAGATATCCAGACCACGAGTAAAGTAATTGTAGAAGTAATCTCCACGAAGGGTTGTCCTTGGGCGAGGGTCAGAAGCAGAGTGAATGACCATTTGGTCAACCTATACAACTACCAAAATTAGCATGTGCACCAAGAGTAGTGTGTTTAAGCGAATGACACAGCTAAATAATGAATAACACAGCTAAATaacaatgatttgaaaaaaaaggataaaggtCCAGCAGTTACGGTGTTCTTTCAATTGAGAAAGGTATCCCGTGTGTGTACACTGCCATGATCCAGCCTTACATGTGTGGAATTTTTCCCATCTCCATCCCAATGTAGTTGTAATCATTGAGTCCAATTCAGAAGCAGTCACTCAATCAAATTCCTATTTGGTCTATTAAGTTATAAGAGTCCTATTTCTCTCCATTAAACTAGCTTTGcttataaaaaaaccttaaaattgCAATTCCATGATAGTAACTCTACACCACCTGCTTTTGGTGAATCCCACATGGATGGCCTAATTCTGTCCATACATCCTGCAAATATAAGGAAACTGTGAGAGACACACAAGATAAGTGATTTACAGCATTATAATCCCACATAAGAGGGCACACTGTGAGAAAATATTGTGAAAGCCATACATGGTATCTGTCctaattttttccttcaaagCCCCTAGGGCATATTACTAGCACAAGGCAGCAACAAAATGATTTTGTGCAGAGTATCAAACTCAAGCTAAACAGCATAAAACCCAAAATTTACCTGTGGTGATGCACCAAAAGGAATATGCTGTCCTCCAATAGAGAAATATAATTCTCCCCCAAGCTGCAGAGATAGACATTGCATTAGAAAAGATACAAGAGACTAGCatcaccaaaaaaatttaacctctCAAGtctcaaagattaaaaaaatgatgctaATTCTCAGATCTGCATGTCATAGTCCTCTAAGGTTGATTCTAATATGTCATGAGTCGAGCACGTTCAATACCCAGAAGTCATTAACCAACTAACTGATTGAACAGcttaataaaagaaatgaagaggTCAAAGAAAGAAGTCAAACCTTGACATGCACCTCTTCCATATACAGGTTACCAGGAAGTAATGGGGGAGCAGAAGCCTTGTGCATTAAAGATCCAACACCCACTTTTTTGTCTGCGGAACCATCATATATAGAGACTCGGCATGTAACTGGCGTTGTGCCATCTGGAAACTCTAGTGGCAGTTCCGCtgtcaaaaaaatgaaaataaaagaaactagtTAGGATGCTAAAAAGCTTGATATAACAGTTATATTCGCCAGTCTGAAATGCAATACATTACCTTCTCTATCATGACAGCAATCTGTATACTGGCTGGGAATCggaaaagcaaatgacaaaccCTGAGCAATACAAATGCAGAACAAATCTGATCACGCAAGACAAACATACATTGCAGGGGAAAAAATATTACAGTAATTGCATTTTCATGTACATACGGGGTAAAACAGAGTGTACACGCCTCTATCTTTGTCACAAATCCCAGGAAATGTCGGTCCAAAGAGTGCATAGACAGCAACAAAAGTAGCTAAATTTGATGGTCCCCTAGATATAAGagcaacaataaaaacataatctGACGTAAATATAAACAGAAATCATCAATAAGCCATGAGAATACCCAATAAGAGAGGTCGCGTAGCGCATTTGAAGTCGTTTCACATCAAAAATCTCAATCAGTCGTAACCTCTagcaaaatcaaagttaaaacacaaaatgcattaaaaaacaatgcaattaaAGGGGGGAAAGTCAAAattgaaggagagaaaaaagtATTACTTGTGACCACGGATCGAATCGAATGTGAAACCCGTGATCAGGAAAGCTAATAACAATATCGAGTTTCAATGGTTcctacacataaaaaaataaaaatcgtaAACGCAAActagaaggggaaaaaaaaatatatatatatatatatatatatatatatatatatatatatatatatatatatatattctaaaaatcAATCAAGACCTCGTCGAAATGCTTCACATGGACGACGTCGTATATGTTAGGTTGTTGTTCAATCTGAGCAAACGCTTCACATATTGGCATCCCTAGCCaccaaaaagaaatcaattcataatttctcaaaaaacgCTGTCGTTTAGTTGGGGAGTTGATTACTTACCGAGAGAGAAAGGGCCGATGCCGTTACCAGGACGAAGATCGAGAACGATAACACCCATAGCAGTGCCTTCACAACGGCGTCGCGGTCGCTGTAGCTGCTGGTGGTGGGGGTTGTGTAACATGTTGTTTGCTAGTTTGGGTGGTTGTtcgttttggtttggtttggtttttgctTTGGCCGGTGGTTTCAAAAGTCCGTTAATTTCGCGAGAGGCTATATTATTTGTTCGTTGAATGCTTTTAAAGCAAGTATATGTCCACACGCATCGTTCTGCTTTCTATTATTTTCCGATAGTTGTCATTCAATGTATGAAATGACATCATTGTGGTGTAGTTATAAGAAGAGACCCGGGTCGACCCGGCCCAGGACATGATAAAACCCAGATCATAGGTAACGAGACAGTGAACCCaagctttaaattatttaaaaacaaaaaacaaaacaaacaacttttaaaaaaaatattattttaataaaaaaactagattttttcatcaaatcgAATCATGAGTTGACTCATGGAGCCCTCTACCATTGTTGTGCTAGTATCTAACTCGGTTCTTAAGTGAGGCCGTGAAACTGAAAGGTCAACTTGCTCCTCTTCTCTGTATTCACTGTACGttggatttaaatttaatatttattgtggacgtagaaaataatattatattaataggAATATGAGAAATAAGTGTAATTTCATAGCAATTATCTTCGAACGTGATCTTGATTTCAGTGAAGAAAAGTTAGGATGGTGGATCCCAgtcattaacaaaataaaaaagattcaacGAGTGAGCGTGTACTTAAAGAACTCTtctttagctttttaaaaattttaatctggGGATTATTGATATTAAgtggaatttaaaatttatttcactgAATGTATAAAATCTTATATGAAATGTGTGTGTTCATGTGATCCtcgaaaaaaaaatcgattaattCATGTGCAAACCAACTCttgtcagataaaaaaaattgaaaagagttTCTTTAGTGTCTGGTTGTTTTTTAAGTAGTAGTTTTGATTCaggattttgattataatttggGAAGGGGGTTGGTGAGATTACTGGAGAACTGATGAATCAAATATTAAGGATGTGTTCAAGAAGGTGATAGAAACtacagttttaaaataatttaaaaataaatttatttaaacactttttggaaataattaaaaatttcagattattttacaaaaaaaaatttctgtatgttttagattgttttgatgcattaatattaaaaataattttttaaaaaaatatatcattttaatgcatttcgacacaaaaaatactttgagaAACAaccgtaaaataaaaaaaaatatatatgtgttttaaaattattttgatttgctgatatcaaaaataattttttaaaaaataaaaaaaatattttgatatgtttctaagtgaaaagcactttaaacCACTACAACAATTTCAAACAGACCATAAGTCAGGTAGTGAAacgataatattataaataaaaaaatattttaatatatatttaattgaaaaatacctttttaaaaaatattgtattataATATTGAACACACGGTGTTATTTGGTTGTGATTACTGTGACTGGACAATAATTTGGAAAGGGGTTAATGAGATTATTGAAGGAGATATGAGAAGGATGAATTTGGATAATAATCCGTGAATTAATTGTGATTAGACAATAATTTGAAAAGGGGCGATGAATGAAGAGAAAGATGAAGTCGGACAACGATTCATGATTCTATGATAATTGTCTTGTTTGGTCTGTGTTTGAATCTTGAAGGTAGTAAAAATGATGACTCTTGAATGGAATAAAAGGTCAtgtatctctttcttttttcttgttttgctgctttttattataaaagttAAGTTTGAACTCGAAAAGTATGTTTAAAATTAGCGtagatgttatttttaatatatatttttttaataatatattaaaataatattttttttatttctgaaatttatttttaatatcaacaaattaaaacaataaaaatttaaaactaaaaaaagatagaaaaaactttaaaattacaataaaaacaatctaaatcTTTTAATGGCAGAAATAATACTAATGTTAGTTAACCACAACTTATTGAAAATTTCTTAACTGTTTAATCCATGATAATTGTATAAgcgcctgttttttttttttaattttaaaaatatttaaaaaaaattatttgtttcaaaataaaatttttgtgtggtttaaaattattttaatttactgatataaattttttttttttaaataacattattttaaaatattaaaaaaaaaaacactttaaactttCAAACACCTCTTAAAAATctgctttcctttttctctcttcccCTTCCACGGAGCCATGGAGACATTAAAggcattcaaataaaatcactatatattttatatcacaTTTAATTCCCAATAGTTCGAATAAAATAAAGTGTTGTGGTTTGGTATCTTTAAATGTGTATTTGATAATGCAGTaaaggatattttttaattgaaaaattattaaaataatatttttatttttacattgaaattacctaaaaattcattttaatatttttctcatacaaaaaaaaaataaaaaacaattcaaaaggtTCGATCACATTTCTAAACACTCCTCATTTCTCTACATCAAGTAGCTAAAGTGTGAACATGTTTATACAGCCACCACCTTTATAACCTCAGTGGATCGACATGGTAGTCAAGGAGGTGTTTTTCTTTACCAACTTTCTAAATTCGAATCTTGAAACTAACGtccaaaatattcattaaatttcTATGAATGCACTGAGCTAACATGAAAAGTATATTCATAAGATACTGGAGAGAGAAAAAGCTTCGTCTTCGATTCcgattgaattgaaagaaatatttttcaaatacattATTAAATTACATCATGTATTgtctttatctttttcttatcttataaaataaatattgtttttttttactagtgaTCCATCCTGATTCAaagcattttacttgaaaaggattgaattaatattcttttatttttttaatatatttttaactaaaaaatactttacaccATTTGCATCTGAAGCTCATATGGTATTGTGATAGTAGTTCATTTCGTTTGGAAatgtattgaaatatttttttattttttaaaatttattttttatatcaacacatcaaaacaatttgaaaatagaaaaaaataattaaaaataaaaaagttaaaaatatttttttctaaaacattttttgtatgtttgggagtgtgattGCTGctacttttcaaaatgtttttcactcaaataagtatgataataatatttttttattttttaaaaattatttttgagatcaacacattaaaataatttaaaaatataaaaaatatattaatttaaaattaaaaaaattaagttttttaaaaatacttttaaaatacattgcCAAACACACAATTAATAGCTTAGCTGCCAAGCCGAAGAAGAATAATATTCCTTGTCTTTACATAGTCGGCATGCGAAGTTGCGAACAGAAATATATCAATTCAAGAGAGGAAAGGCAGAAAGCATTATTCATAGCTGCAAATTCAAAgaataattcactttctttatttctttttatcttaacggtaaaaaaaaaatgaatgaatttttatacAGTGAGATTTGACCTATACCTCACCGCCACGGTTCTCACATGCTTTGTTATTCAAATCGTTTCAATAAATACCATAACTAGAGAAGGTTTTGCTAAACATCAACGTTCAAAAAAAAGGGGGGACCAAATTGTCAGCGAAGACGGAGTAACAGTGAAGGTCTCCGGTCTCCACCCCACATGTGACCAACGTTTTACAGCGACACCGTCATGGTGGCTAAAACACGGTGCCCTGGCGCATTGAATGCCTAGGCTTGAAAATTTACAGGTCCGTCTCGCACGAAAAGGACACGGCAAGATCATCTGCAGTCACTCTCACCGTCCAAGCCAAGTGATCCAGGGGTGTTTTGCATGTAAAAATGTTGTttgttcaaaaaacaattttaatatattttaaaacaaaaatatttaaaatgcaaTATGTACAACACTTACAAACATAATTACTTGCAAagttgaaaaacataatataatattttttttaatgtgtgttGGTAATATAAtgtagagtattttttttattatctaaaaacaagagtttttaaatagttttttttaaaaaaaaaacatttcacagcgattttaactctaaaaatgataatataatagaAAGTGTTTTAAAgctgaaaatatcaatttattttaatttatatattttatttaatgtttttgacgTAGCCTTACTGCAGTTAATGAATGActgatggatttttatttaaattaaaaaatttaaaactttttcttATGTTCTTTAACAACTCATGAATCATTGAAAGACACAGCACACAAATCttctttagatataaaaaaattaaaattagtgtctttttatatgatgttttttatttttgtattttaaaaatatttatttatttttatattttttatttactataataataattttttagatcgtCTTGATGTGCTAGtattaaaagtatttatatatatatatatatatatatatatatatatatattttcaatacattttcaaataaaaaccacttaaaaaaaacatttaccataCTTTCAAAAACTCTTAACCATACCAAAGCTACTTGTGGGCTAACAAGAGATCTAACGAGCTAgcaatgtttttcttaaaaacaaaaacccgtgatggattagattaaaaaagtagaaattcaaaattatctaattattataatatccgATAACTTATAGTCTCCAAACCAACCttccaatgaaaaataaaaaaaagcgcTCACTCTCATCTTGTTAGTTTCCTGTTTTCTTTTAGGCTttggcattttatttttcttactcaatgtttttctttcagTAACCCGAGGCCTATGATGTTGTGCCTTTTAAATAGGActacttgtatttttattttttacataaaaaagtgtgtgtgtatatgtatATAGGTTTTCTCCATGCAAttctatgatttaaaaaaaattaagtttaaatagAGATTTTTATGTATACATGTGATCAAATAAACCAAGAATCATGAGTgcgaataaataaataaaaaggcatTAACGATacctaaaattaaaagacaatatatattaagatatttaatctcgaaAAAGATGACATTTACCAAGTTGTGtttgctaatttatttattaagatattctttttattcaagtaaataaaataaaaatagagacaCAAATTAAACTGATCAAGTagaataaaaagggaaaaaaaacatcatgcaaAGCTACACCTATTAGAAATatcatcttaaaatatttattttttcaaaaataaagttcatttatgcaacgaataaaagaaattacaaatgaatcagaaaaacttttcaaatttaaGTACATAActaaaaaagtaatcatcatttaaaaagggctctcaaaacaaaataaaaaagattcatttaaatataaattgaaaagaaatagaggaaagaaacataaaaatcatcaatttaaaagaataaaaagaaaattatatataaaaaataagcaatgACCATAATAGTGTAAAATCAACTCTACGTGTTTTTTACCAGAAAAACtcattctcaatcaattttaaCCCTAAAACACCCTGCAAGCACTCTTAAAACATCACAACCCAACACATCAAACTAATAAACCAAAAAAGTCCAAATCACAAAATTAACCcggaaaaaatatctttttttcaacatagatttgatttttttatgtaacatGGAGGCTAAACACAATCACTATAAGACTCTCCTCGttgaatcaacaaaaaattgataaagaaatCCAAGTCATCCTAAGTTAATCTACCAAACCTTGATTATAGGATCAAGATAAcccaatataaaacaaatcaaaacaaattataaaactcaattctcaattaattaattattgaattataaaattaaaataaaaaaataagacacaAATCAATCCGATTTAACTTATCAAACCCTTTACTCGAATCATAAAACCAAGATAACCTcgtagaaaataatttaaaataaattataaaagtcaatccttaataaatataatattaaaggataaaattaaaaaaaataaaaatattattcaagttaataataatagaagGGAAATAATGATTTCCCTCCTTAATTAGTTCTTGTAAGTTCCTgtagttttaagttttttatattttgattttaaaattcattttccttgTGTTCCAGTATGCAAAGACTGGTTCACCGGTCCTTGAAGCACTATGCGTTAttggcataaaaaaaacttgttctttaatcttttaaattttttatagttgttttttaaagtttcaagttcttatatttaagtttttaaattaatttcagacaaaaaataaataaaaaaaacaaaaaaaagtcatgatacaaaaatttttaaaatagaaggtTATTCTTGGTTTTtagcacattttttttaattactggtaaagaacataatttttttttattggtaaaataacacaatttataccaaattaaaaaaatacaatttttataaCTTGTCGTTATTCATAATAatgatattcaataaaaaaatattaaataaataaataaagtatatagagaaataaataaataaaatattttgaaaacaacTGAAAACCTGATTATAATATTactaataactttaaaaatatatcgatAGTACATATTTAACAACATCAAAACAAATCACCAACAGTGATTCGGGTGGATCAAACTTACAGTTAAAAAtctcggttaatttttttactatctttctagttttttttttttttttaccgtgactgtgctattttgtttttttttttaaatctaaaatagaaaggaaaaaaactgtATGGGTCCATGTTTTTAGCATTTAAACACAGACATGTCCAAAAAGGATGGGTCCCAACCCAACCAAGCCTCCCTTTTCTTTCTAGTTACTCGCCCATTACAGCCTCTTCCCACGTGGTGCTTGCTCACAAGACCCCCTCACAGTCCAAGAGA
This Populus alba chromosome 7, ASM523922v2, whole genome shotgun sequence DNA region includes the following protein-coding sequences:
- the LOC118063113 gene encoding PHAF1 protein At3g51130 isoform X1, giving the protein MLHNPHHQQLQRPRRRCEGTAMGVIVLDLRPGNGIGPFSLGMPICEAFAQIEQQPNIYDVVHVKHFDEEPLKLDIVISFPDHGFHIRFDPWSQRLRLIEIFDVKRLQMRYATSLIGGPSNLATFVAVYALFGPTFPGICDKDRGVYTLFYPGLSFAFPIPSQYTDCCHDREAELPLEFPDGTTPVTCRVSIYDGSADKKVGVGSLMHKASAPPLLPGNLYMEEVHVKLGGELYFSIGGQHIPFGASPQDVWTELGHPCGIHQKQVDQMVIHSASDPRPRTTLRGDYFYNYFTRGLDILFDGQTHRIKKFVLHTNYPGHADFNSYIKCNFVIQGSDYNSKQSITPSTKWDQVKEILGDCGRAAIQTQGSANNPFGSTFVYGYRNIAFEVMKNDYIATVTLFQS
- the LOC118063113 gene encoding PHAF1 protein At3g51130 isoform X2, which gives rise to MLHNPHHQQLQRPRRRCEGTAMGVIVLDLRPGNGIGPFSLGMPICEAFAQIEQQPNIYDVVHVKHFDEEPLKLDIVISFPDHGFHIRFDPWSQRLRLIEIFDVKRLQMRYATSLIGGPSNLATFVAVYALFGPTFPGICDKDRGVYTLFYPGLSFAFPIPSQYTDCCHDREAELPLEFPDGTTPVTCRVSIYDGSADKKVGVGSLMHKASAPPLLPGNLYMEEVHVKLGGELYFSIGGQHIPFGASPQDVWTELGHPCGIHQKQVDQMVIHSASDPRPRTTLRGDYFYNYFTRGLDILFDGQTHRIKKFVLHTNYPGHADFNSYIKCNFVIQDNSKQSITPSTKWDQVKEILGDCGRAAIQTQGSANNPFGSTFVYGYRNIAFEVMKNDYIATVTLFQS